One segment of Pseudobacteriovorax antillogorgiicola DNA contains the following:
- a CDS encoding Fur family transcriptional regulator has protein sequence MKKKKLDYTWFWEQLDAYLERANLKHSKQRNSIIEYFLDLDDHVSAEDLHTYAKDQGATAGMATIYRTLNLLKDAGLVDQKQFSDGKAVFELNRPDSHHDHLICTVCGKVVEFENSQIERLQEEVAKKYGMRLTHHSLDLFGVCERPKCKGRK, from the coding sequence ATGAAAAAAAAGAAACTTGACTACACTTGGTTTTGGGAACAATTGGATGCTTATTTGGAGCGAGCTAATCTTAAACATAGCAAGCAACGCAACTCCATTATAGAATATTTCCTCGATCTAGACGACCACGTCAGTGCCGAGGATCTTCATACCTATGCTAAAGACCAAGGCGCGACAGCTGGCATGGCGACTATCTATCGAACACTCAATCTTTTAAAAGACGCGGGTCTTGTCGATCAGAAACAATTTTCTGATGGTAAAGCTGTTTTTGAGCTGAATCGACCAGACTCTCACCATGATCATTTGATCTGTACTGTCTGCGGCAAGGTTGTTGAATTCGAAAACTCACAAATTGAACGACTTCAAGAAGAAGTCGCCAAGAAATACGGCATGCGTCTGACCCATCATTCTCTCGATTTATTTGGTGTTTGCGAGCGTCCTAAATGCAAAGGTCGCAAGTAA
- a CDS encoding proteasome accessory factor PafA2 family protein, which translates to MASDQSHHLLGQETELAIRFQERNGDHPGNKVIFDYMARAIKSIVKTKPGKRNFIQDQFFVQNGGAVYYEHHPQSLRRGLIESATPECHSAHELILYQRAQEALLIKALPMAQKMMSYDGYEGELSLLKNCRDYEGNTYGSQENYDSFVAEGWRWYMLIACLLAYVPFALVLKLVYLTLLVPFVMIIFTSKVFIELLLAISSLGPLEKVLNRIKAGSSWRTFLQSGILRFDFEAEDTEETLLKVEYSLFYPLFWISYKPLIMLYNQFAFGPQRQAIHSHVISRIIFTGAGSLIENDRFILSEKSLAINCFLRRSIHRNDKPLFDCGNLIKEYELALWELFLLRVHSWATLFKREQRLQIAFSDSNRCHFSEFLKVGSTSLVVRLANDGFLNDAPEFLEPIKALGEVSRDIDLKQTYPMKDGSTMNAIEIQQWYCQRAKEYLQTGPVNIEDHEVVRLWEQTLATLQRDPAALLGRVDWITKQYLLSTSGEELDYWGRKKIDLKYHELGDGYFEILQSRGLTLDLFSDEDVERAIYEPSSSRRAKVRSRLIKSIALENHPMTISWSQAKIGRWNPKVISLSDYRKTKEIEEA; encoded by the coding sequence GTGGCGAGTGATCAGTCCCACCATCTGTTAGGGCAAGAAACTGAACTTGCCATACGCTTCCAGGAAAGGAACGGAGACCATCCTGGAAACAAAGTCATCTTCGATTACATGGCCCGTGCCATAAAATCCATTGTTAAAACCAAACCTGGTAAGCGGAACTTCATTCAGGATCAATTCTTTGTCCAGAATGGAGGTGCTGTATATTATGAGCATCATCCACAAAGCCTGCGGCGTGGACTGATTGAATCAGCGACCCCTGAGTGTCATTCGGCTCATGAACTGATCCTATATCAAAGAGCCCAAGAGGCATTGTTGATCAAGGCCTTACCCATGGCTCAAAAAATGATGTCTTATGATGGCTACGAAGGTGAACTTAGCCTCTTAAAAAATTGCCGGGATTATGAGGGCAATACCTATGGTAGCCAGGAAAACTATGACTCCTTCGTTGCAGAAGGTTGGCGTTGGTACATGCTCATTGCGTGCCTGCTAGCCTATGTGCCGTTCGCGTTGGTTTTGAAGTTAGTCTATCTCACTCTTCTCGTGCCCTTCGTGATGATTATCTTTACTAGTAAGGTTTTTATCGAGTTATTGCTAGCTATCAGTTCCTTAGGGCCGCTGGAAAAGGTGTTAAACCGGATCAAGGCCGGTAGCTCGTGGCGGACCTTCTTGCAATCGGGTATTCTGCGATTCGATTTTGAGGCCGAGGATACCGAAGAGACTCTTCTAAAAGTGGAGTATTCCCTATTCTATCCACTGTTTTGGATTAGCTATAAACCTTTGATTATGCTCTATAATCAATTCGCATTTGGGCCTCAACGTCAGGCTATACATAGCCATGTGATTTCGAGGATTATATTTACTGGTGCTGGTTCTTTAATTGAGAATGATCGCTTCATTCTCTCTGAAAAATCTCTAGCCATTAACTGCTTTTTGCGCCGCAGCATCCATAGAAACGACAAACCATTGTTTGATTGTGGCAACCTCATAAAAGAGTACGAACTGGCTCTTTGGGAGTTGTTTTTGCTGAGGGTCCATTCGTGGGCGACTCTTTTCAAACGGGAGCAGCGCTTACAAATCGCTTTTTCAGACTCCAATCGTTGCCATTTCTCCGAATTTTTGAAAGTTGGCAGCACATCGTTGGTTGTTCGGTTGGCAAATGATGGGTTTCTTAACGATGCCCCAGAATTTTTAGAACCCATCAAAGCGCTTGGGGAGGTCTCTCGCGACATTGATTTGAAGCAGACCTATCCCATGAAAGACGGCAGCACTATGAATGCTATCGAAATTCAACAATGGTACTGCCAGCGCGCCAAGGAATATCTTCAGACGGGGCCAGTGAACATAGAGGATCATGAGGTGGTTCGGTTGTGGGAACAAACCTTGGCAACCCTTCAACGAGATCCTGCTGCACTACTTGGGCGGGTAGATTGGATTACCAAACAATACCTTTTGAGCACTTCTGGGGAAGAGCTAGACTACTGGGGACGAAAAAAAATCGACCTCAAATATCACGAATTAGGTGATGGATACTTTGAAATTCTTCAGTCTCGGGGGCTTACCTTAGATCTTTTTAGCGATGAAGATGTGGAGCGGGCGATTTACGAACCATCGTCATCACGGCGAGCGAAGGTGCGGAGTCGTCTAATCAAGAGCATCGCCTTGGAAAACCATCCCATGACTATCTCCTGGAGCCAAGCAAAGATTGGCCGTTGGAATCCCAAAGTCATCTCCCTATCAGACTATCGCAAAACCAAGGAGATCGAAGAAGCTTAA
- a CDS encoding collagen-like protein: MNKFSRLFLALLLGSPFALASEHRFEFNFTLESIQGWELEQSIRYFRNGQVVEGVFLDQQDLMIEEKDDGTQVTGAIFGSPGVVGFDINGNGLLDYEEPRTVGKPIGSYDASKKSAILDLGVLCPCRGLVGCERKVDLHVSMVDRETKNLVWKGEGFTIKVDQSCSAMVILGSTVELPQFKSGNRDLALRLKSGDMIHDVPVVGILDEPGPPGPPGPPGPEGPRGEQGPAGPAGPAGPKGDRGPRGYTGPLGAQGPQGIEGPVGPAGPAGPRGLTGPRGPQGTDGERGPQGEIGPRGYQGEAGVPGPRGPVGDTGLIGDPGPIGPQGLEGPSGPTGPQGERGPAGPAGPEGPIGPQGDDGELGPAGDPGPIGPPGPEGPIGPKGDSGDTGPQGLKGDTGDEGPVGPVGPQGDPGAPGPKGDRGEKGDPGPVGPQGPLGETGDEGAPGPQGVQGPIGPRGPAGAAGPAGPEGPAGPEGLPGPEGERGPQGDPGIQGPPGVQGPQGIEGEPGSQGPRGLPGPQGDPGVQGEQGPAGVKGDTGPIGPAGPIGPSGPEGDAGPQGPIGPKGDIGPAGPQGLSGPKGEKGDVGPAGLQGPEGDPGPQGDIGPSGPKGDPGPQGPKGDIGDTGPQGLTGPEGPEGPQGEPGVDGLPGPVGPRGPTGDVGPQGLEGPEGPQGLEGPAGPQGPVGPAGEAGPEGPEGPRGPRGETGEQGPDGERGLTGPRGESGPKGDQGEPGPPGPRGEQGDPGIQGPKGPRGESGATGPAGNFARDGDLKPCDATVGYFVCQDGELLKIGERYYQAVPSLNGKPVSLKMFQGTAPEEAISDFIDWLPAIGVYEEVIGITGTFTDGAGVSRPINAGQGIDIRIQEGQFQVKSEGAGLGSVIHLKVESLKPTGTPVVTEKR, encoded by the coding sequence TTGAACAAGTTCAGCAGGCTGTTTCTGGCCTTGCTTTTGGGGTCGCCGTTCGCGTTGGCCTCGGAGCATCGCTTTGAGTTCAACTTTACTTTAGAAAGCATCCAAGGGTGGGAGCTTGAACAAAGCATTCGGTACTTTAGAAATGGTCAAGTTGTAGAAGGAGTTTTTCTCGATCAGCAGGACCTGATGATTGAAGAAAAGGACGACGGCACTCAGGTGACGGGAGCAATTTTCGGCTCTCCGGGCGTTGTTGGCTTTGATATCAATGGTAATGGTTTGCTCGATTATGAAGAACCACGCACCGTAGGCAAACCTATCGGCTCATATGATGCTTCGAAAAAAAGTGCAATTCTAGATTTAGGTGTTTTATGTCCCTGTCGCGGTCTTGTTGGTTGTGAACGGAAAGTCGATCTTCATGTGTCTATGGTGGATCGAGAGACGAAGAATCTGGTGTGGAAGGGTGAAGGGTTTACGATCAAAGTTGATCAGTCCTGTTCCGCTATGGTGATTCTAGGTTCGACGGTAGAACTCCCGCAATTTAAATCAGGAAACCGAGATCTCGCCCTTCGTTTAAAAAGCGGAGATATGATCCATGATGTCCCAGTAGTAGGAATCTTAGATGAGCCAGGGCCTCCTGGACCTCCAGGCCCCCCCGGACCCGAAGGCCCGCGGGGTGAGCAAGGGCCTGCTGGGCCAGCGGGACCGGCGGGTCCAAAAGGTGATCGGGGACCCCGAGGTTATACGGGCCCACTCGGTGCCCAGGGGCCTCAAGGTATTGAAGGGCCGGTGGGGCCAGCTGGCCCAGCAGGACCAAGGGGACTCACGGGACCACGTGGGCCACAAGGAACAGATGGCGAGCGTGGACCCCAAGGAGAAATTGGACCCCGAGGTTATCAAGGGGAAGCTGGTGTCCCAGGACCCAGAGGGCCTGTGGGTGACACAGGGCTCATTGGGGATCCTGGCCCCATTGGCCCTCAAGGTCTTGAAGGCCCTTCTGGCCCAACAGGTCCCCAGGGCGAGCGTGGACCCGCAGGGCCCGCCGGACCTGAGGGCCCAATCGGTCCACAAGGTGACGACGGTGAGCTTGGCCCCGCCGGAGATCCTGGCCCTATCGGCCCTCCCGGCCCGGAAGGTCCCATTGGTCCCAAGGGTGATTCGGGTGATACCGGCCCTCAGGGCTTGAAAGGAGATACTGGTGATGAAGGCCCTGTGGGCCCTGTAGGGCCCCAAGGTGATCCTGGTGCCCCGGGACCAAAAGGTGATCGCGGTGAAAAAGGTGATCCTGGTCCGGTCGGACCTCAAGGCCCTCTTGGGGAAACTGGTGATGAGGGAGCTCCTGGGCCTCAAGGGGTTCAGGGCCCTATAGGCCCCCGTGGTCCTGCTGGGGCTGCTGGTCCCGCCGGCCCGGAAGGGCCCGCTGGTCCTGAAGGTTTACCCGGCCCTGAAGGTGAGCGAGGGCCGCAAGGTGATCCGGGAATTCAAGGCCCTCCCGGTGTTCAAGGTCCTCAGGGAATTGAAGGCGAACCGGGCTCACAAGGGCCACGAGGTTTACCAGGTCCGCAGGGTGATCCTGGTGTTCAAGGGGAACAAGGCCCTGCTGGGGTTAAAGGAGATACAGGCCCCATCGGTCCGGCAGGCCCCATTGGTCCGTCGGGCCCAGAAGGTGATGCTGGTCCTCAGGGCCCCATCGGACCGAAAGGTGATATTGGACCTGCTGGCCCCCAAGGTCTATCCGGTCCCAAAGGTGAAAAAGGCGATGTTGGTCCCGCTGGGCTGCAAGGCCCAGAAGGTGATCCAGGCCCTCAAGGAGACATTGGACCTTCTGGTCCGAAAGGTGATCCGGGACCACAAGGGCCAAAAGGCGACATAGGTGATACTGGGCCACAAGGCTTGACGGGCCCGGAAGGGCCTGAAGGTCCTCAAGGGGAACCAGGAGTTGATGGCTTACCAGGGCCGGTTGGCCCCCGAGGCCCAACTGGTGATGTCGGGCCTCAAGGCTTGGAAGGCCCCGAGGGTCCCCAGGGTTTGGAGGGTCCTGCTGGTCCCCAAGGCCCCGTTGGTCCCGCAGGAGAAGCTGGCCCTGAAGGTCCCGAGGGTCCCCGTGGTCCCCGTGGAGAGACCGGTGAGCAGGGACCTGATGGAGAACGGGGTTTAACCGGCCCCCGGGGTGAGTCGGGCCCCAAGGGTGATCAAGGTGAGCCAGGCCCTCCCGGTCCGCGAGGTGAACAGGGAGACCCAGGAATTCAAGGGCCCAAGGGCCCAAGAGGGGAATCCGGTGCGACGGGGCCTGCGGGGAATTTCGCGAGAGACGGGGATCTCAAACCCTGCGATGCAACGGTAGGATATTTTGTCTGTCAAGATGGTGAGTTACTCAAGATTGGTGAACGCTACTACCAAGCGGTGCCAAGCTTGAATGGTAAGCCGGTAAGCTTGAAAATGTTTCAGGGTACAGCCCCCGAGGAGGCCATCAGCGACTTCATCGACTGGCTGCCGGCTATAGGTGTCTATGAGGAAGTTATTGGAATAACGGGTACTTTTACCGATGGTGCAGGAGTCTCACGACCGATCAACGCGGGGCAGGGGATTGATATCAGGATCCAGGAAGGACAGTTTCAGGTGAAGTCCGAAGGCGCAGGCTTAGGCTCTGTGATTCATCTAAAAGTTGAGTCCCTGAAGCCCACTGGCACTCCAGTGGTGACCGAGAAGCGTTAG